From a single Triplophysa rosa linkage group LG17, Trosa_1v2, whole genome shotgun sequence genomic region:
- the rho gene encoding rhodopsin: MNGTEGPAFYVPMSNATGVVRSPYDYPQYYLVAPWAYACLAAYMFFLILTGFPVNFVTLYVTIEHKKLRTPLNYILLNLAIADLFMVFGGFTTTMYTSLHGYFVFGRLGCNLEGFFATLGGEMGLWSLVVLAIERYLVVCKPISNFRFGENHALMGLAFTWFMACTCAVPPLVGWSRYIPEGMQCSCGVDYYTRAPGINNESFVIYMFIVHFLTPVFVIFFCYGRLVCTVKEAAAQQQESETTQRAEREVTRMVIIMVIAFFIAWLPYASVAWYIFTHQGSEFGPVFMTVPAFFAKTSAVYNPCIYICMNKQFRHCMITTLCCGKNPFEEEEGASTTASKTEASSVSSSSVSPA, encoded by the coding sequence ATGAATGGAACAGAGGGACCGGCATTCTACGTGCCTATGTCTAATGCCACCGGCGTTGTCAGGAGCCCATATGACTATCCTCAGTACTACCTGGTGGCCCCGTGGGCATACGCCTGCCTGGCTGCTTACATGTTCTTCCTCATTCTCACCGGGTTCCCTGTCAATTTTGTCACGCTGTACGTAACCATTGAGCACAAGAAGTTACGTACACCCCTCAACTACATTTTGCTGAATCTTGCTATTGCTGACCTTTTCATGGTTTTTGGCGGTTTCACCACAACGATGTACACCTCGCTGCATGGCTACTTTGTGTTCGGACGCCTCGGCTGCAACCTTGAAGGCTTCTTTGCTACCCTGGGTGGTGAAATGGGGCTCTGGTCCCTGGTCGTGCTGGCCATCGAGAGGTATTTGGTTGTCTGCAAGCCCATAAGCAACTTCCGCTTCGGAGAGAACCATGCCCTCATGGGTCTTGCTTTTACTTGGTTCATGGCCTGCACCTGTGCTGTGCCTCCCCTCGTTGGCTGGTCTCGTTACATCCCTGAAGGAATGCAGTGCTCATGTGGAGTTGACTACTACACTCGTGCCCCTGGCATCAACAACGAGTCCTTTGTCATCTACATGTTTATCGTCCACTTCCTCACTccagtttttgttattttcttctGCTACGGTCGCCTCGTCTGCACAGTAAAAGAGGCTGCTGCCCAGCAGCAGGAGTCTGAGACCACTCAGAGGGCAGAGCGTGAGGTCACCCGCATGGTCATAATTATGGTCATCGCTTTCTTTATTGCTTGGCTCCCCTATGCCAGCGTGGCCTGGTATATCTTCACCCACCAGGGAAGTGAATTTGGACCTGTCTTCATGACAGTGCCAGCCTTCTTTGCCAAGACCTCTGCCGTCTACAATCCTTGTATCTACATCTGTATGAACAAACAGTTCCGTCACTGCATGATTACCACCTTGTGCTGTGGCAAGAACCCCTTCGAGGAGGAAGAGGGTGCCTCCACCACTGCATCCAAGACCGAGGCGTCATCTGTGTCTTCCAGCTCTGTGTCTCCTGCATAA